A genomic region of Nitrospinota bacterium contains the following coding sequences:
- a CDS encoding type II toxin-antitoxin system HicB family antitoxin — translation MIYSIVYERVNDPSLPPGYYYAHIPALDLTTHGLGIEGAKAAASDLLKLWIEEKRANGETVPVETEAFFSKIEIDDAIFSA, via the coding sequence ATGATCTATTCCATAGTTTACGAACGAGTGAATGATCCCTCCCTTCCGCCCGGCTATTACTACGCCCATATTCCGGCCCTTGACCTGACCACGCACGGCCTGGGGATAGAAGGCGCAAAGGCCGCCGCCTCCGATCTGTTGAAACTTTGGATTGAAGAGAAACGCGCCAACGGGGAAACCGTGCCGGTGGAAACGGAGGCGTTCTTCTCGAAAATCGAAATAGACGATGCCATTTTCAGCGCGTGA
- a CDS encoding type II toxin-antitoxin system HicA family toxin, whose product MPFSAREIIAKLERAGFMRKRQSGSHIIFRHPDGRQTYVAMHPGDVPTGTFRSILKQAGMTLDEFKKV is encoded by the coding sequence ATGCCATTTTCAGCGCGTGAAATAATAGCCAAACTCGAACGCGCCGGTTTCATGAGAAAAAGACAATCTGGCTCCCACATCATCTTTCGCCATCCTGATGGAAGGCAGACATATGTGGCCATGCATCCCGGCGACGTTCCAACCGGCACGTTCAGAAGCATACTTAAACAGGCGGGGATGACACTGGATGAGTTTAAGAAGGTTTGA